From a single Oncorhynchus tshawytscha isolate Ot180627B linkage group LG29, Otsh_v2.0, whole genome shotgun sequence genomic region:
- the LOC112227616 gene encoding polypyrimidine tract-binding protein 2 → MCCWQEKYKKKTVVVYNDILAMDGMGDVAVGVKRGSDELMSTSVYNSGSDMSSIGDVTANGSDSKSNGSDSKKLRVEDRMEAPPSRVLHIRKLPNETSESEVIALGLPFGKVTNILTLKGKNQAFLELGTEEAAITMINYYSTVTPHVRNVPVFIQYSNHKELKTDSGNQRAQAVLQAVSAVQGGGTPASGSIVDLTAASSPVLRIIIDNMFYPVTLDVLQQIFSKFGTVMKIITFTKNNQFQALLQFNDPPTAQQAKIALDGQNIYNSCCTLRIDYSKLVNLNVKYNNDKSRDYTRPELPAGDGQPAMDPNMAAAFQGKDSNSLLGGLSPLNAAAAAAAAAGRVALSGHSGASGVLLASNLNEEMVTPQSLFTLFGVYGDAQRVKILYNKKDSALIQMADANQAQLAMSHLNGQKMHGKPIRVALSKHTSVQLPRDGLDDQGLTKDFTNSPLHRFKKPGSKNFQNIFPPTTTLHLSNIPTDVSEEDLRLLFSNAGGTVNAFKFFQDHKMALLQMSTVEEAIQGLIDLHNYNMGDNHHLRVSFSKSTI, encoded by the exons TATGGGAGATGTTGCAGTTGGTGTGAAG AGAGGATCAGATGAGCTGATGTCAACCAGTGTCTACAACAGTGGATCTGACATGAGCAGTATCGGTG ATGTTACAGCCAATGGGAGCGACAGTAAATCCAATGGGAGCGACAGTAAAAAGCTGAGAGTGGAAGACCGGATGGAGGCCCCTCCCTCTCGTGTGCTGCACATCAGAAAACTGCCCAATGAAACTTCAGAATCGGAGGTCATTGCCCTGGGGTTACCTTTCGGGAAGGTCACAAATATCCTGACGCTTAAGGGGAAAAACCAG GCTTTCTTGGAGCTGGGCACAGAGGAAGCAGCGATAACCATGATcaactactactctactgtgacACCGCATGTTCGGAACGTCCCCGTATTCATTCAGTATTCCAACCACAAAGAACTCAAAACAGATAGTGGAAACCAGCGGGCCCAGGCGGTCCTGCAGGCGGTGTCAGCGGTCCAAGGAGGAGGTACTCCTGCGTCTGGCTCCATTGTAGATCTAACCGCTGCGTCCAGCCCTGTGCTCAGAATAATCATTGATAACATGTTCTACCCAGTCACTCTGGATGTGCTGCAGCAG ATCTTCTCAAAGTTTGGAACAGTCATGAAGATCATCACATTCACCAAGAACAACCAGTTCCAGGCTCTGCTGCAGTTCAATGACCCACCCACTGCCCAGCAAGCCAAAATA GCCCTGGATGGTCAGAACATCTACAACTCGTGCTGTACGCTCCGCATCGACTACTCCAAGCTGGTCAACCTGAACGTCAAGTACAACAACGACAAGAGCCGCGACTACACCCGGCCAGAGCTCCCTGCAGGGGACGGACAGCCTGCCATGGACCCCAACATGGCTGCTGCCTTCCAAGGCAAGGACTCCAACTCTCTGCTCG GTGGCCTGAGCCCGCTGAATGCTGCCGCGGCGGCGGCTGCTGCTGCAGGGAGGGTAGCTCTGTCCGGTCACTCTGGCGCCAGTGGCGTGCTCCTGGCCTCCAACCTCAACGAAGAG ATGGTTACGCCCCAAAGTCTGTTTACTCTCTTCG GGGTGTATGGTGATGCCCAGAGGGTGAAGATCCTCTACAATAAGAAAGACAGTGCTCTGATACAGATGGCTGATGCCAACCAAGCCCAGCTAG CTATGAGTCACCTGAATGGGCAGAAGATGCATGGGAAACCAATCAGGGTGGCTCTGTCTAAGCACACCTCGGTGCAGCTGCCCAGGGATGGACTGGATGACCAGGGCCTCACCAAAGACTTCACTAACTCACCCCTGCACCGCTTCAAGAAGCCTGGCTCCAAGAACTTCCAGAATATTTTCCCTCCCACCACTACTCTTCACCTCTCCAACATCCC AACGGACGTTTCCGAGGAAGACCTCCGACTGCTGTTCTCCAACGCCGGGGGGACCGTAAACGCATTCAAGTTCTTTCA GGATCACAAAATGGCGCTGCTCCAGATGTCAACGGTGGAGGAGGCCATCCAGGGTCTGATCGACCTCCACAACTACAACATGGGTGACAACCATCACCTGAGAGTCTCCTTCTCCAAATCCACCATCTAA